One genomic segment of Kiritimatiella glycovorans includes these proteins:
- a CDS encoding FMN-dependent NADH-azoreductase gives MKFLHVCANPKPTEESASKQLATAFFARLMELNPEVEIDNIDLYEEKPPYYTYSLFKRFWYPVLQGGEYEPTREEDAALHYANKQKEHLDDADVLVLTTPMWNFSVPSILKAWMDQVLSPGIMFEFEGREVRPLHRIRSIVLLVASGGIYKEDDERDALSSDVRAAFGFVGITDVRIAWADGQNPVFSSDCTERRALAVESAEELAEDILADLAPATA, from the coding sequence GTGAAGTTTCTGCATGTGTGTGCCAATCCGAAGCCCACGGAGGAGTCGGCGTCGAAACAACTCGCCACCGCCTTTTTCGCCAGGCTCATGGAACTCAACCCGGAGGTGGAGATCGACAACATCGACCTCTACGAAGAAAAGCCGCCCTACTACACCTACAGCCTGTTCAAGCGCTTCTGGTATCCCGTCCTGCAGGGCGGCGAGTACGAGCCCACACGCGAGGAGGACGCCGCGCTGCATTACGCGAACAAGCAGAAAGAGCACCTCGACGACGCGGACGTGCTGGTGCTGACCACTCCGATGTGGAACTTCTCCGTTCCCTCCATCCTGAAGGCCTGGATGGATCAGGTGCTGTCTCCCGGCATCATGTTCGAATTCGAGGGACGCGAAGTGAGGCCGCTGCACCGCATCCGCAGTATCGTGCTGCTCGTCGCGTCCGGCGGGATCTACAAGGAGGACGACGAACGGGACGCTCTGTCGTCCGATGTACGGGCGGCGTTCGGTTTCGTGGGTATTACGGACGTGCGGATCGCGTGGGCGGACGGGCAGAACCCGGTTTTCAGCAGCGACTGCACCGAACGGCGCGCCCTGGCGGTCGAATCCGCGGAAGAACTGGCGGAAGACATTCTGGCCGATCTGGCCCCCGCCACGGCCTGA
- a CDS encoding serine/threonine protein kinase, whose amino-acid sequence MNTESQQNRDAGPETVAGPESDPMPAASREIDIKRLRRNYTGLLRSREIYYPLAYRFTRELGRGRQGVVFQALRQGARGCTTQHAIKLHDPSIYPSTEKYWTDMGRIASQISKLQKVNSPNLVSRDIYEEIDGIGYTQMEVVEGIDTHHLVHGNHFEAARARSTPEEWEHFTDAVFNVKDEIKRIQPGVAMFIMRQVLRGLEELHNAGFLHSDIKPANIMIDRLGIIKIIDYGRAVTVDEKHTFLMGTPLFMAPEVHCGESAMIQSDLYSVGLVGLELLRGRPLVDTETLNEDELLRFKMRLPELLPEILPTRVRRNDYIIGMLRRMLHPDPKQRYADAMEAESGPEGLVLVHKQLAQAGKDTEYDRELEFYIEKLLGRRNEPRREMDEILA is encoded by the coding sequence ATGAACACGGAATCTCAGCAGAACCGCGACGCCGGCCCCGAGACCGTGGCCGGCCCCGAGTCGGATCCCATGCCCGCGGCGTCGCGCGAGATCGACATCAAGCGCCTGCGCCGGAACTACACGGGCCTGCTCCGCTCCCGGGAGATCTACTACCCCCTCGCCTACCGCTTTACGCGCGAACTCGGCCGGGGGCGGCAGGGCGTGGTCTTCCAGGCGCTGCGCCAGGGGGCCCGCGGCTGCACCACGCAGCACGCAATCAAGCTCCACGACCCCTCGATCTATCCGAGCACCGAGAAGTACTGGACCGACATGGGCCGGATCGCCTCCCAGATCAGCAAGCTTCAGAAGGTCAACAGCCCCAATCTCGTCTCCCGCGACATCTACGAGGAGATCGACGGGATCGGATACACCCAGATGGAGGTCGTCGAGGGCATCGATACGCACCACCTCGTCCACGGCAACCACTTCGAAGCGGCGCGCGCGCGGAGCACCCCGGAGGAATGGGAGCACTTCACCGACGCGGTGTTCAACGTCAAGGACGAGATCAAGCGCATCCAGCCCGGCGTGGCAATGTTCATCATGCGCCAGGTCCTGCGCGGACTCGAGGAGCTGCACAACGCCGGCTTTCTGCACAGCGACATCAAGCCCGCCAACATCATGATCGACCGGCTCGGGATCATAAAAATCATCGATTACGGCCGCGCGGTCACCGTGGACGAGAAGCACACCTTCCTGATGGGCACCCCGCTGTTCATGGCGCCCGAGGTCCACTGCGGCGAGAGCGCCATGATCCAGTCCGACCTCTACAGCGTCGGGCTGGTGGGTCTCGAACTGCTCAGAGGGCGCCCGCTGGTCGACACCGAAACCCTGAACGAAGACGAACTGCTGCGGTTCAAGATGCGGCTCCCCGAGCTGCTGCCGGAGATCCTGCCGACCCGGGTGCGGCGCAACGACTACATCATCGGCATGCTGCGCCGGATGCTCCATCCGGACCCGAAGCAGCGTTATGCCGACGCCATGGAGGCCGAATCCGGCCCCGAGGGACTGGTCCTCGTGCACAAGCAGCTCGCGCAGGCGGGCAAGGACACCGAGTACGACCGGGAACTCGAATTCTACATCGAGAAGCTGCTCGGCCGACGCAATGAACCGAGGCGGGAGATGGACGAAATACTTGCGTGA